The Deltaproteobacteria bacterium sequence ATGTGAACACGCTATCATCGACGCCGACGGCCACGTGGTGGACCAGGACAAGGACCTGCGCCGCTACCTGCCCGCTCCCTGGAACGAGAAGGACTGGACCCGGGAGTATTACCTGTTCCCCCTTACCGACGGCTGGATGCGCGGCATGTCGTCGCGCCACAAGGCCGAGGTGCCGGACGCGGCCAACTGGCTGAGCTTCCTCGACGAGTCGAAGATCGAGCAGACCATTCTCTATCCCAGCAACGCGCTGTTCCACGGCCAGATCCGGAACAAGGGCTGGGCGGTGGCCGTTGCCCAGGCCTACAACGACTGGCTGTACGACTGTTTCGGGCGCCAGTCGGATCGGCTCAAGGGGGTGGCGCTGCTGCCGGTGCAGGACATCGACGCCGCGGTCGCGGAACTGCGCCGGTGCGTGGACGAGCTGGGCATGGTGGCGGGTGTGATCCCGTCGGTGATGGCGCCGCTGGTGGGTCTGGGCGGAAGCCAGTTCGACCCCATCTACGCGGAAGCGGAGCGGCTCGACTGCGCCCTGGCGGTCCACGGCGGTCCGGTGGCGGGCCTGGGCCTGGACATCTTCGAGAGCCTGGCCGAGGCGCGGCCCCTGGAGCACGCCATGCCCCAGAT is a genomic window containing:
- a CDS encoding amidohydrolase family protein, whose product is MECEHAIIDADGHVVDQDKDLRRYLPAPWNEKDWTREYYLFPLTDGWMRGMSSRHKAEVPDAANWLSFLDESKIEQTILYPSNALFHGQIRNKGWAVAVAQAYNDWLYDCFGRQSDRLKGVALLPVQDIDAAVAELRRCVDELGMVAGVIPSVMAPLVGLGGSQFDPIYAEAERLDCALAVHGGPVAGLGLDIFESLAEARPLEHAMPQMVQMMSMINAGVYDRFPNLRVAYLECGTGWVPFMMDALDENWERRGHALAVKQRPSDIIRGGNIFFTCEVDERSLPYVLEQLGGDQVLWASDYPHERARSEFFHDLPDFFAREDVSADVRKKILCDNPKRYYGL